The following are from one region of the Eubacterium sp. MSJ-33 genome:
- a CDS encoding tyrosine-type recombinase/integrase, with amino-acid sequence MNDLQICIKNYLNYCRYQKRLDEKTLKAYRIDLRQFCEQSHNSNPVELNATIIESYITKLHQQYAPKTVKRKIASLKALFHYMEYREIINQNPFNKLQLKFREPLILPKTVPLHTIESLLNTMYKQYYNAVSNCKKRRILRDIAVIELLFATGIRISELCTIPYINMDLQNNVIVIKGKGAKERLIHICDTHVIAVIDRYAAEYATEIHACGYFFVNNTGNRLSDQSVRDMINKYCRTANIQQHITPHMFRHSFATLLLEENVDIRYIQTMLGHSSIHVTEIYTHVNMSTLIRTRTLCHNNIPMQI; translated from the coding sequence ATGAATGATTTACAAATTTGCATCAAAAACTATTTGAATTACTGCAGGTATCAAAAACGATTAGACGAAAAAACCTTAAAAGCATACCGTATAGACTTACGACAATTTTGCGAACAAAGCCACAATTCCAATCCTGTAGAACTTAACGCCACAATTATAGAAAGTTATATCACAAAACTTCATCAACAATATGCGCCTAAAACTGTAAAGCGAAAGATTGCCTCATTAAAAGCACTCTTTCATTACATGGAATATCGTGAAATCATAAACCAAAATCCCTTTAATAAATTACAATTAAAATTTCGCGAACCTCTCATACTTCCCAAAACGGTTCCACTACACACCATAGAATCATTATTAAATACAATGTATAAGCAATATTACAATGCTGTTAGTAACTGTAAAAAAAGGAGGATTCTTCGCGATATCGCCGTCATAGAACTACTTTTTGCGACAGGAATCAGAATCTCAGAACTATGCACAATACCATATATAAATATGGATCTTCAAAATAATGTCATTGTAATCAAAGGAAAAGGTGCAAAAGAACGACTAATACACATATGTGATACGCATGTCATTGCTGTAATAGACAGATACGCCGCTGAATATGCAACTGAAATCCACGCGTGTGGATACTTTTTTGTTAATAACACAGGAAACCGCTTATCCGACCAATCTGTACGTGATATGATAAATAAATATTGTCGTACCGCAAATATTCAGCAGCATATCACTCCCCATATGTTCCGGCACTCTTTTGCCACATTACTTTTAGAAGAAAATGTTGATATCCGCTATATCCAAACCATGCTCGGGCATAGTTCTATACACGTTACAGAAATATATACTCACGTCAACATGTCTACACTAATACGAACACGGACTCTATGCCATAATAACATACCAATGCAGATATAG
- a CDS encoding glycosyltransferase family 2 protein, with protein MNTKKISIIVPCYNEEAAITIFHRETTAVMHTLDYDYELLFINDGSNDNTLPILKQLCADDPHSKYISFSRNFGKEAAMYAGFCNASGDYVAVMDADMQDPPSLLPEMITYLESGEYDSVATRRVTREGEPRIRSWFARQFYKLINHISEADIVDGARDFRLMKREMVDAIVAMSENNRFSKGIFGWIGFRTYWLPYKNIERVAGETKWNFWKLFKYAISGIVNFSEVPLSIASYFGFTMTFIDFIFIVFIIVRKLCFGDPVSGWASTACIIIFIGAVQLFCMGVMGQYIAKTYTESKNRPHYIISDSNKDDVKKVN; from the coding sequence GTGAATACAAAGAAAATATCTATTATCGTGCCTTGTTACAACGAGGAAGCAGCAATTACCATCTTCCACCGGGAAACAACGGCTGTTATGCATACCCTCGATTACGACTATGAATTGCTGTTCATCAACGATGGATCCAACGATAACACATTACCAATCTTAAAGCAGCTCTGCGCAGATGATCCGCATTCGAAATATATTTCTTTCTCCAGAAACTTCGGCAAAGAAGCTGCCATGTATGCCGGTTTCTGCAACGCCAGCGGAGATTATGTAGCGGTCATGGATGCTGATATGCAGGATCCGCCAAGCCTGCTGCCAGAAATGATAACCTATCTTGAATCCGGCGAATATGACAGCGTTGCTACCCGCCGGGTAACACGCGAAGGCGAGCCACGTATCCGTTCCTGGTTTGCCCGCCAGTTCTACAAATTAATCAATCATATCTCAGAAGCAGACATCGTTGACGGTGCCAGAGATTTCCGTCTGATGAAACGCGAGATGGTCGATGCCATCGTCGCCATGTCCGAAAACAATCGATTTTCCAAAGGAATCTTCGGCTGGATTGGTTTCCGTACCTACTGGCTCCCATACAAAAATATCGAGCGTGTCGCTGGTGAAACCAAATGGAATTTCTGGAAACTGTTCAAATATGCCATCAGCGGAATCGTGAACTTCTCCGAGGTTCCGTTAAGCATTGCATCTTACTTTGGTTTTACGATGACTTTCATCGACTTTATCTTTATCGTGTTTATCATCGTACGTAAGCTCTGCTTCGGCGATCCGGTATCCGGCTGGGCATCCACTGCCTGCATCATTATCTTCATCGGTGCCGTTCAGTTATTCTGCATGGGTGTCATGGGACAGTACATCGCAAAGACCTATACAGAATCCAAAAACCGACCACACTATATTATTTCGGATTCGAATAAAGATGATGTGAAGAAAGTGAATTAA